Part of the Halopenitus persicus genome is shown below.
AATAGCTCAGGATGAGGAGCACCCCGCCGAGGATGAGCCAGCCGAGCGCCGTATACTCCGTATTGACTGATCGGAACGCGGAGACGACGTCCATCCGGAGCCGTCGGCCGATGGCGAGTTCGAGGACGAGCATCGGGACGGCACAGACGAACGCCGCGAGCAGGTAGGGAACGAGGTAGGCACCACCGCCGTTCTGGCCCACGACTGCCGAAAACCGCCAGATATTCCCGAGGCCGACGGCGGCTCCCACCGTCGCCAAAATGAACCCAAAGCCGGAGGACCACCGTGCCGTAGTCATAGGCCGGTCTGTGTCCAGTAGGGACTTAAATACGGGTCGTCCGAGAGGTGGGGTAGTTGACCCAGTTTCGTCCCGACATAAGAAAACGATCGTGGCGCGTAGCGCCGATCAGTCCGCACAACAGCAGGCCTCGCCCTCCTCGGCCGTGACCTCCGTCGCGGGCTCGGTGAGCTCATAGAGGTTCTGCCTGGCGTCCGCGAAGTAGACGTCCTCGTCGACGACCCCGATCCGCTCGAGCCGCTCGAGGGCGTACCGGACGGTCCGAGCCGACAGCATCGATTCCTCGACGATCCCCTTCTGTGTCAACGCGCCGTTGTATTCGAGCACCTTGAAGACGAGCTTCGCGCTCGGCGGGAGGTCCTCAAGGGTCTCGACGTCGTCGAGCGCGTCCTGTTCGGTTTCAGCCATTGTTCGTCTCGAAAAAGTACATCGTCATAAAGCTTGATGCGGACGAGCGATATCGACCGGATATCGGCCGGATCAGCCCCCGGATCGGGGATCATACAGGTAATATTTTCC
Proteins encoded:
- a CDS encoding MarR family transcriptional regulator; protein product: MAETEQDALDDVETLEDLPPSAKLVFKVLEYNGALTQKGIVEESMLSARTVRYALERLERIGVVDEDVYFADARQNLYELTEPATEVTAEEGEACCCAD